The sequence TGGTATAAATAGATTACTCTCCTTCCCCAGTGAATTTGAATCAGAGAaggcttttatcatgtaaaccATTAAATGAAGACTCACGCAAAATGCTACTAGAGCTCACAGGGTTCTTTTAAACAGGTTGTTGGCACACACCATTCTGAGGACGAACCTCCAAACGTACCCTATTTTAGATAGGGCACCCCAGCACAGAAAAAAACAGACCAGGGAACATCTATAGCTGAGACCGTGGCAGCGGCAGTAGCCGCATCCATGACGGCTTCGGGATCCCGGAATCAGCAACTACAGCCTAGCACATCGTATGACGTTAGTGCAGAGAAACGTATTTTACGttatcaaaaaagaaagaaaccagGAATCGACATTTGGATAAGtctgttttgcttattttttttcaggttgaAAAACGGGGACAGCTGATAAACCAGCTTAAGGACTTAAAACAGCTACTCGCTGACAACGTCCTCACTGAAGATGAATACCgccaacaaaaggaaaaaaatcctaCGAGAAATGGACACTGAGAAGTTgttaggttttctttttctgtttaaggATCGAAGAATGTAAAATGTAACATCGAGTAAACGGTGATAAAGTAGCAACAAAAGAGTGCATGTTACAAAGAGGTGCATGTATATTAGGTTAGATGTACTCAGCATGCTGGAAGTAAATATTGCAATCCTGACTTGTCACATGATGGAAGCTTTCAACAATAAAGGCTTCTGGGTTATCAGTGGCTTGAAAAACAACGTCATTTCTTCTTATGTGACCTTTTACTTTGCTGAAGAGTTCCTCTAGCGGATTGTAGTCAGGGCTGTAGGGTGGTAAATAAATCAGCAGTGCTCCGGTACCTTCAATAATATCCCTTACCCTTGGAACATGGTGAATAGCAGCCTTATCTGAAAACGATTACAAACAATTTTAACATTCCAAGTTGTGATAAACATGCACTTTCCGCAATTCGATGCCTTTTCCTTTCATACCTACCCATAACTACGATGGAGTTGAGGTTCATTCCATCAAAAGGCTGTAGCATAGGTACAAGGTCGTCTTGTAAAAACTGGATAAATTTGTCTCCATTCACACTTCCTCTCATTGTTGAGATACAACGGATGTCGCTTGAACCCATTACAGCTATTGCTGACACACGAGGAGCCCATGTCACGTATCTCTTGATGCAAGCGCGGGTTCCTTTTAACCCATATCCCCATCTCCTCACTAAACGTCTGtcctgaataataataataataataataataataataataataataataataataataataataataataataataataataataataataataataataataataataataataataataataatattgatcaTCATAGTCATCCGAGTATCTCAACAGCAGCAACATTGGACACCATTAATCACAACATAAGAACTCACAAATCCGGTTTCGTCAAGAAATAGGAGCATCTCTGGGTCATATTGCGATATGCTTGCTCGGAACTCCTCTTTTAAAGTATCGCTTTGTTGTACAGCTACTTTGCAAAGCTAAAATTAGGAAAACATGCACTCGGAAGTTAGATTTGGGACTGGGTGTTAAACAACGGGATACTAGGTAAAAAGACACTAAAAATTTTTATTCGACAACTGGTAACACCGACCTGCTTAAATGTGAAGCCAAACCTCAGAAGATTTCTTTTGACGGTGGATAAACAGTACTGCGAGCCAGTCGAATGTTGAATTTCCCAAAGAAGCTCTTCTAATGTCATAGAAGGGTCTTTTAGTGCTGCTTCTACCAATACAAATTGTTCGTGAACGTGAAGACTGGAGATATTCGGCCTTCCAACTTTAAAGCACTGCACATCACCCGTAAGTAAGAATTTTCTTAGAATCCGCTTCACTGTACTCTTATGCATATCCAACAGACGAGCTATCCGTCTGTTGCTAAAACGGCACTGATATTTGAGGCTGATTACACGCCAGCGCAAGTCCTTGCTATACATTGCAATTTGAAATTTAGTACAGTCACAGTGGGTTGACAACTTTTTAGTTTCACaaaggtttctttttcttaatgCAGTCGTTAGATTTCGCAAATTTAATGCGAGAAATATCTCTTAACATGAGAAATTCACACCTACCGGGCAAATCCATGCTTATTTCACAAGCGAAACAACTCTTGCGGAAAATTGCACCTGACATTAACTAGACATGCAAATATGCAGATATATCAATTATATTCTGgggggttcaaaatttttgcaaaacgctgtatatatatatatatatttatatatagtaaatggatgttgacgtaatactggaaaaaatgtgataaaacatggcagttacaaagattttgaattcaaataatAAAAggcacggaaaaataacggaaatcactcaaaataataaactgaaatctaatacgtttcttcgcggatattaagaccgttgggatcaattgtactgccttttaaaattaaaaaagcttccctggccttacggatcgagtctctgttagaaaatattttctcgatagggattaattgcatgtccttggagatgttgtggggagaggagaggaaatgttctgcgactgtagtaggtttggatttggtgttagcgtggatttggatttggtgttatctaaagtgcggcggtgttcattaaaacggtcttttaaacgtcgtttagtttctcccatgtactgtagatggcatctgttgcattgaatcatgtagataaggtttttagtttcgcaagttatgtagaaattaatggagcgcgtctcgccagtagagcagaatttgtagttggttagtccatggaaaatgtaaggacaggtagcgcagtttttgccacagcgaaaagaaccggaaggaagtgtggaattagaatgagttacattgggggacagtttagctgtaaccagcaggtctcgaaggttaggggagcgcctgaaagccataacaggtagatggaggaaagcatttttgcagcggtcaaaagaaagaagtagattgtagtgtttttttatcatgttgaagatggaaggaagtgatggattataggtcgttatgaaaggtatgcgtttgggtttgtctgtctgtttaggttgtagggtatgtgtgcggggaatgtctgcagcccgttgtatttgtttagtaacaaagttgcgtttgtaacctcgtttcagaaggtatgtcgttagttccgtggtgcgaatcttgaacgtttcgtcggtagaacaaattcgtcgtagacggagtgctaggctgaaagggatggctttttttgtgtgtagaggatgacaagaggaataaagtaaatgttggtgtttgtccgtgggtTTCGTGTACAGGTCTGTATTTATATTTCcgtcactagttagtgagacCTTAatgtcaaggaaaggaacactggtgggagagtgtgagctagtgaatttaatggtagggtgaatgttgttgagataatcgatgaaaattttaaggttctccggactttcagtccagatcataaaaatatcatcgatgtatctcaaccaagtataAGCTTGGAATGGGGCGTtccttagagcatttttttttgaaaagcccgaggaagaggttagcaaaagagggggccattttggtgcccatagctgtgccgtggatttgaaggtagtggctatcattaaaagtgaagttattcatggtgagaatcatgcggatgaggtcgcaaatagtgTTTGTTGCTAATAATGAATTAGAGGGTAATTtgccaatggtaaggagtttattgagaaaatcgTTAGTGTCTTTAACATGAGATGGTAGTTTGTGGACAAAAGGTTGAAGATGGTGGTCAATAAAATGGGATATGCGTTCAGTGGGATGACTATTAGATGAAACAATAGGGCGTCCTGGGTTACCGGGCTTGTGTACTTTGGGAAGGATGTAGGAACGTCCTGGTTTTACGTCAAGTTGTATcaggtattgttttgtcttctcgtcAATGAGGTCTTAGTGTACATTCTGTTTACGTATactgttactcgtttttgtatgTCAACAGTGATGTCTTCATTTAAGCGTCGATAGAATTTAGAGTCGTTAAGTTGTCTGTTGCATTCGTCAATGTACCAGGTTTTATCCATAATAACCGTACCGGAACCCTTGTCTGCTGGTTTTATTACAATGTCTTGTTGTTTAAGTTGTATTGCCTGTCGTTCTGAGGTGGTAAGATTGTCGCGAATAGGTTTAGGTTTACACGTAGTGATGCCAAGTTTAACAGCGTCTAAGAATGTATCTAGGGCCTGTTCTCTGTTAGTGGGAGGGTTCCAAGTGCTTTTATTATGGAAAGGGTTGTCTCGTCTGTTCACGTTAGTGGTGTTGTTCTCGTCAAAGAAGTACTCTGTTAGTCACATACGTCGAGCAAAGTCGTAAATGTCGGCTGAGATTTCAGGCCAGTTGATGTGTCTAGGAGTACGGCAGAATGTGAGGCCACGTGCGAGAACAAATATCTCGTCTGGAGACAgaataaaattagagagattAATAACAGACGAGTGATCAAGTGGGAGCTTAGCAGGCTTGCTCTTGCGGCGAGAGCGTTTGCGAGTGCGGGCGAGAGTATTAGACATGGATGCGTGACTGGTAATGTGAGATGAAGTGTAGTTGCTGTTAGCAGTTATGTTTAGGAGTTGTGTTGTTATCTGTAAGATTGTGTTGAGTGAGGACATTAGGCATGGTGAAAAGGTTAACCGTAACATTAGATATAGTGTCGTTAGAAGCAGTATCTTGTGGAGATATAGCGTTGTAGTTGGCTCGGTGTTGAATGAAACGGCGGACGGGTGTAGTTTTCTTCGTGCGTCTTTTCTTGAGCAGGGACTCGAGCGATAAGGCCATCGAGTTGAGTTTAGAGGCGTATATTGAAAAAAGTTCCGAGGAGTAAGAGTTTCGAAGAAGTTCCATACGATGAGATAGTTCCATATTTGAGGTGTTTATCTTATTTTTGCATTCTTTGATAAGGAGTTTCAGATGTTTGTGAGCAGTTTGATGAGAAATGTGTTTCCATTTGCGGTTGAACTGGTTGTCGGAGTGTTGGGTAGAGTGACGGTGGAATatagttgttttctttgaagaaattgtaATTGAGAAGGTGGTGGTTATATCGCGTGAGCTTCAGCTGGATTCTTTTAGTTGTGTTGAACAGATTTGAGTAACGGAACTGTGTACGTGGTGGATCCAAAAGGTGAGAGTGTCTTGAGTTTGCGAGTGTTGAGGTGGGACCAGGGTTTCGTTCAACATCCATACATATTgttaaagacaaagaaaatatcaaaaaaacaagcaacaatgAGTTACTGACGCGGTGCTTACTGGTTTTCGTTGAATACGTGGATGATGATCTGCTTGATGTAAATATATGTTTCTGATAGAAGCAACCAATGCAAATTCTCCATGAGACGATGTCGATGCCCATGGCGAAGAAAGTGACAGGTAAAATCGGATCTTCGTGGAGATCTACAGTTGAGATTTTTAAATTCCAGAGTTTCGAaacaagcaaccgtggacaattttcctgtcggtgtacgttggatcagtggcttgatctgatcggcgatatttcaagttgagaaactaaatattttaagcaagaggcgatacaacgtagatttgattttagtgatgtactatatttcggctggccaaaccaccggggggggggggggggactcccatatgaaacagacggggatgctcgtcgtctcgctaaggggtgtaaattttggattttggtctcgcttagggtgttccgggcaaagcgcaaatattttaagccgccaaggtctcgtttagggttccgcgaagaaacacagaattacgcgaagagaaacagaagtcaaattttcttttcaacttgtttttaggggtcaaaatttgcttaagccacgcccagattagtctcctttaggggtcacaaaaagcttgagccacgcccagatggtctcctttaggggttaaattcaaaatttccgacgagcatccccgtctgttccatatgggagtcccccccccggggccaaaccagccttcttcaggtacaatgagagttgtacatatatatatatatgtaataaggaaataacttcttgaggcatatgtgtttctaatcggttttatacttcaaacgtttcgccgtttagagcttcgtcagtgaatgaagattatgagtacaagattgctttatgtaaaaaacttagtacaatggtggaaagtcaaggctcattaatttgatggtgttaatctagatttagagctcgtccattgcaaccattcatgaggttctcatgcttgcggatttctagcgcttcaatgattttacgcgtgcggatgtcgtggatgttcctgtggaggattccccaagagatatcttgcatagatggtttgttatggttgatcaaatgtgaataaaccgtctgtttcaccattctgatatgttcttttattctggatccgatagttctacttgtttcgccgatataaaccgtgtcgcagtgcgagcatttgattttgtatacacagttttttgttaggcattggttagttcttgttgaagagccacacgtatcacagggatctgggcagcattgtttttctttgggcggcgtgaatattcttgatgatgaggagccattaatatagtgtactctgatgttatctagacctgtccgttttaaaactacttgtgtttgcctcttgagagcttctgcctgagagaccggggcagacttggaaatgaaggtcggccgatttcgcttaaaattggtacacaaagtacttatgtcgacttatgtaatatgccaaagtttcagcttcaacgacttttttttagccgagttctggatatcagtccctcaggggtccccagaggctgattttcagtgcaattttggccacttttaaatctcttttttagcaacatgaaattaatttcaggcaaaaacaaaaccatctttgtaaagccctatccttaggcttttatgggtgagaacattagctcatgcaaacttttcgctagcctgtggctgttatcacaacttggtcatatttgaagcatatggaaagcaaccggaaatggcctgtttttcagaccaaatattttccatgcccatgttttatatcttgaggtcttagtatccctgcaaagttcagcccttagtttagtaatatctagaaaaaaatactaaggttgaggctttttactacgaaaaaaacttacgagaagatggctaaccaggccacttccggttgaagtttcaacaaagcgtgtctgcaaaaatcagccatttaatttcgattatcttttttccttccaagttatggttaaaagagactctgaagttaattgtcaccgaaaagacttgccgttaataagaaatttttatgtgattgttttaggaccgatcagatagtggtccgacagcggttataaatttcttggaagaagtcttgaaaattacggacaatagagccgctgcgaaaactctttatttacctaacaacacatctcttgccggtaaatcacaatgccaaattgcatctttttcgtccaaactgcaacgttaagtttatctcctttgttcaactcgttcaacgtatcacgtctgtggcccgtagtaatgaagcgctaattaaatcaggatataagcaagctttgtagttccatccagtagtactataacccacctgtttgggctttaatattttctgaagaaaaaagaactcatcggtctctttaaacgtaacaaaaagaaaaaggactgtgaagtttgacgacttaagtcctctccattcttgagatacaaagggaattgtgacatccgaaaatggcccgtaaagtctcgggactttcgagaaacgggccccaggaccgcccgatccagagtctagcccgctaacgcgctatgccagttcctttttgtgtagaacccgaatgtaatgtggactttaatctgtcctaaatcaacaaagtgcatcggggaagaaataaatggccagcactttcaaaagaaagtggacaccttgctggctgctttgtttatttgcgaaAAAAGAAACTATCTGCGATCTATTAATTAAACTAATTAAATCTATTTAGTCTGTAAgcgaatttgtttcatttgagtccATTTGAGTGCTTTTGAAAGGCAGAGTAGCGAAAGTCTGGATTTCACAATTTAGTCTCTTGGAAAATCAAAACCATGAGTATACGGTGCACCTTTTGGAAAGAAATTGACATATGTGGGGCACGAGATAACAAGCCGTCAGAGCCTGCTGTGACTGTCCCATTAGCGACATTAGATCGAGATGTTATGCCCTGCTAGTCAAAGTGGGCACTGCTGGTAATAAACTGACTGCGTCACACAGACTTGACAATTTTCCTGAATGGAAGTTAATTCTTAACAAATCTGGCTTGTCTGGCGTCACAAAAGATGAATTAAAGACGATTTGTGATATGTCcacgtcaccgccaaaaattcACCCGTTTgcgtaaatattcagtaaacaaatcatgccattgaggttctcatacaagttctatcataatcattctctgcaatatcaaggagacgaatctgcacgagaaaacaactgaattccaagtcagtcatagccagcaaactacaatgacctcgtcacgtacggtattaatctacctgtgtatatctaactcacaacgacgcacttgcgaccaatttatcgctggggctaaagtttctaatgttacctcacttttaagggattgtaggaaaggggcatgtctgtaaaagtgaagccaggtaagcgttttttgtaagtgaatttatccagacactttgcaaatagactagaatagtgactgcaatttgtgttagactTAGCTTTAATTTCCTcgagaacgcatcctaatttggtttTGCAGGCTTCGCAGGCGCGATAGACTTgtcacaagtcgacctcacgataaccccagaagaaaatgtttcggcgagcgtatcgtgatttttcgtacgcgaagtgaatgagcgagcgacgaagtcgcgagaggtcgacttgtctcgcttgcaaagttttcatttgcgtctcgcgccaaaaaggatatgacgtcattcgcaagccctgaacttgatggcgcaatccgacgaagacagtcgaacatgtttgtttctacgaaatcaaaagaggaaatttgttaactttgtgctaaaggtatcagaaacaaagatgaaataaaacgaaagctttttttcaatctcgagtcgccgcttggaaaggagatctccagtggtattttctggaccaacacttgtgccgtgatttgtgctgatagaaacga is a genomic window of Montipora foliosa isolate CH-2021 unplaced genomic scaffold, ASM3666993v2 scaffold_407, whole genome shotgun sequence containing:
- the LOC137988122 gene encoding uncharacterized protein, whose protein sequence is MGSSDIRCISTMRGSVNGDKFIQFLQDDLVPMLQPFDGMNLNSIVVMDKAAIHHVPRVRDIIEGTGALLIYLPPYSPDYNPLEELFSKVKGHIRRNDVVFQATDNPEAFIVESFHHVTSQDCNIYFQHAEYI